Proteins encoded by one window of Ignavibacteriota bacterium:
- a CDS encoding T9SS type A sorting domain-containing protein has protein sequence MALKNEFIPTTYTLFQNYPNPFNPSTVISYALPKASFVTIKIYDMLGKEIKMLVNDIQSSGVNYIQWNGDNNSGSKVASGTYIFTIKAGDFIQSKKMMLLK, from the coding sequence CTGGCGTTAAAAAATGAATTTATTCCAACAACTTATACTTTATTCCAAAATTATCCGAATCCTTTTAATCCTTCAACAGTAATTAGCTATGCTTTACCAAAAGCTTCATTCGTTACAATTAAGATTTATGATATGCTTGGTAAAGAAATAAAAATGTTAGTTAATGATATACAGAGTTCAGGTGTAAACTACATTCAATGGAATGGTGATAATAATTCGGGAAGTAAAGTTGCAAGCGGTACTTATATCTTTACAATTAAAGCCGGTGATTTTATTCAATCCAAAAAGATGATGCTGCTGAAGTAA
- a CDS encoding TonB-dependent receptor, whose product MFTLDNIRKIFSITPILTFVFVSLSFAGTTGKIAGKVIDKSTGEPLIGANILIVGTNYGGAADMDGNYFIINIPPGNYEVRASSIGYTQVSYKSVRVSVDQTTNLDFSLSSESIQINEVVISAEKPIVQHDLTSTEASISGNQISMLPLEDVASVVNLQAGVVDGHFRGGRSNEVKYLIDGVPVNDAFSGQSSLSAEVNSIEEIQVLTGTFNAEYGEALSGVVNQVTKIAGENYEGEVSAYMGDYVSSHSNIFENIDNINPIKVNNVQGNFSGPIPGLADLLKYFVSGRYNYDDGYIYGKRMFNPSDVSDFSANNPDDWIIGATGDNKYIPMAFNERLSLQGKLSVNVGGSKGIVLTGMYQNQNYNDYNHSYKLNPDGNYQKHHNSFLGIGSYTLVLNNSAFIDFIFSGIRSEFNQYVFENPLDSRYVDPQMKQVVSGNAFLTAGTENWQFNHTTTTLTGKTDFTWQIDNINQIKTGFEFQHHSLDYEDFQIVIDASTNFNPTLPTPGSFNYNVYQANPFQFAYYLQDKIELEYLVVNAGSRLDYFEPDGEFLINPNKINELDELQPPFPDSLIQKADAKYQISPRIGLSYPITDKGAIHISYGHFFQIPPFENLYRNPNYRIPLTGDFPENVGNTIGNANLKPQQTTMYEIGLQQELNEQFGVTVTGYYKDIRNLLSTEIFIKNEFRKFSRLINKDYGAVKGVTFTFEKRFNEGYGLTVDYTYQVAKGNASDPNDAFNKAQANPPILINKQLVPLNWDRTHSLNFTLTAGIPGDYITSMIGRLGSGLPYTPSVQNQRTGLENSDNKPAIYNLDFYITKYFSIGTHQISVFAKIFNLLDTKNELDVFGDTGRSGYSLELTREQEQPRGVNTLKEFFTRPDFYSAPRQIILGASITL is encoded by the coding sequence ATGTTCACTTTAGACAATATAAGAAAAATATTTTCTATAACTCCGATTTTAACTTTTGTGTTTGTTTCCCTGAGTTTTGCCGGAACTACCGGTAAAATTGCAGGTAAAGTAATTGATAAATCTACAGGAGAGCCGTTAATTGGCGCCAACATTTTAATTGTGGGAACAAACTATGGCGGTGCGGCAGATATGGATGGTAATTATTTCATCATCAATATTCCACCCGGTAATTATGAAGTAAGAGCATCAAGTATTGGTTATACTCAAGTTTCATATAAAAGTGTAAGGGTTTCTGTCGATCAGACAACAAATTTGGATTTTTCATTAAGTTCTGAATCTATTCAAATTAATGAAGTAGTAATCTCTGCTGAAAAACCGATTGTTCAGCATGATCTTACATCAACTGAAGCTAGTATAAGCGGTAATCAAATCTCAATGCTTCCGTTGGAAGATGTCGCATCAGTTGTTAATCTGCAGGCAGGCGTTGTTGACGGACACTTTAGAGGCGGCAGAAGTAATGAAGTAAAATATTTGATAGACGGTGTTCCTGTTAATGACGCTTTTTCCGGACAGTCTTCATTATCTGCTGAAGTTAACAGTATTGAAGAAATTCAAGTTCTTACCGGAACATTCAACGCTGAATATGGAGAAGCTTTATCCGGAGTTGTAAATCAGGTTACTAAAATTGCAGGAGAAAATTATGAAGGTGAAGTATCTGCGTATATGGGCGATTATGTAAGTTCGCATTCAAATATTTTTGAAAATATTGATAACATTAATCCAATTAAAGTAAACAATGTTCAAGGAAATTTCAGCGGTCCAATTCCGGGGCTTGCGGATCTGCTAAAGTACTTTGTCTCCGGAAGATATAATTACGATGACGGATATATTTATGGAAAAAGAATGTTCAATCCGTCTGATGTTTCTGATTTTTCTGCAAATAATCCCGATGATTGGATAATTGGCGCGACCGGAGATAATAAATATATTCCAATGGCATTTAACGAAAGATTGTCTTTACAAGGAAAATTGTCGGTTAATGTTGGTGGAAGCAAAGGAATTGTACTTACAGGAATGTATCAAAATCAAAATTATAATGATTATAATCATTCTTATAAACTTAATCCCGACGGCAATTATCAAAAGCATCATAATAGCTTTTTAGGAATCGGCAGCTACACACTTGTCTTGAATAATTCAGCGTTTATTGATTTCATTTTTTCTGGTATCAGATCGGAGTTCAATCAATATGTTTTTGAAAATCCTTTAGATTCAAGATATGTTGATCCGCAGATGAAACAAGTAGTAAGTGGAAACGCATTTTTAACAGCTGGAACGGAAAATTGGCAGTTCAATCATACAACAACAACTTTAACGGGAAAAACAGATTTTACATGGCAGATAGATAATATAAATCAAATAAAAACCGGATTTGAATTTCAGCATCATTCGTTGGATTATGAAGATTTCCAAATTGTAATAGATGCGTCGACAAATTTTAATCCAACTTTACCAACACCGGGTTCATTCAATTACAACGTATATCAGGCAAACCCATTTCAATTTGCTTATTACTTACAAGATAAAATTGAGTTGGAATATCTTGTTGTAAATGCCGGCTCACGTTTAGATTATTTTGAACCTGACGGAGAATTTTTAATTAATCCGAATAAGATAAATGAATTGGACGAATTACAGCCGCCGTTTCCAGATTCACTTATTCAAAAAGCCGACGCAAAATATCAAATTAGTCCGCGTATAGGTTTATCATATCCGATAACCGATAAAGGTGCTATCCACATTTCGTATGGTCATTTTTTCCAAATTCCTCCATTTGAAAATCTATATAGAAATCCAAATTATAGAATTCCACTAACGGGAGACTTTCCTGAAAATGTGGGAAATACAATCGGCAATGCGAATTTAAAACCTCAACAAACAACAATGTATGAAATTGGTTTACAGCAGGAATTAAATGAGCAGTTTGGTGTTACGGTTACAGGCTATTATAAAGACATTAGAAATTTATTAAGCACGGAAATATTTATTAAAAATGAATTTAGAAAATTCAGCAGATTGATTAATAAAGACTATGGAGCTGTTAAAGGAGTTACATTTACGTTTGAAAAAAGATTTAACGAAGGATATGGGTTAACTGTAGATTACACATATCAAGTTGCCAAAGGAAATGCTTCAGATCCAAATGACGCGTTTAATAAAGCACAAGCAAATCCGCCGATACTCATAAATAAACAGCTTGTTCCATTAAATTGGGATAGAACACATTCACTTAATTTTACATTAACTGCCGGAATTCCGGGCGATTATATTACAAGCATGATTGGAAGATTAGGTTCAGGGCTGCCTTATACTCCTTCTGTTCAAAACCAAAGAACAGGATTGGAAAACAGCGACAATAAACCGGCGATATATAATTTAGATTTTTACATTACCAAATATTTTTCTATTGGCACTCATCAAATTTCGGTTTTCGCAAAAATATTTAATCTATTGGATACAAAAAATGAGTTAGATGTTTTTGGTGATACGGGAAGATCTGGTTACTCACTTGAATTAACCAGAGAACAGGAACAGC